One Candidatus Desulfofervidus auxilii genomic region harbors:
- a CDS encoding DUF2284 domain-containing protein, which yields PEVEEDIDHTAKRLCPFQHKMRPSMEATGIDVFQTVRNAGYKIKVLTSPYEDIFFFGLLLLE from the coding sequence CCAGAAGTGGAGGAGGACATTGATCACACAGCGAAGCGTCTCTGCCCGTTCCAACATAAAATGAGACCTTCAATGGAAGCAACTGGCATAGATGTGTTTCAAACGGTCAGAAATGCAGGCTACAAAATAAAAGTGCTGACTTCCCCCTATGAGGATATCTTCTTCTTTGGACTCCTTCTGCTTGAGTAA